The genomic window TCCACAGCTGCTGCTTTATTCGAAAAGATGTGTTACGACAACAAGGATCAGCTCTCCGCTGGAATCATCGTTGCAGGATGGGATAAGGAGGCAGGAGGTTCAGTGTACAATATTCCTTTAGGAGGAGGAATGTTCCAACAGCCATGGGCTATAGGGGGTGAGTCGAGGCTTTTCAGAACCGTGCAGTAATGCCCATTGACAATATATATTGCAGGTTCTGGTTCGACCTATGTATACGGATACTGCGATGCGACATACAGGGAAGGATGGAATGAACAAGAGACTGTCGAGTTTGTGAAGAACAGTAAGTGctgttcatcttccgaaCTTCTTGCTCATGTTTTGCCTCTTAACGATTGTCTGATTACTGATCAATCCGTTCCTATGCCTTCCTCACGTAGCTCTCGCACTCGCCATGTCTCGAGATGGGTCATCTGGTGGATGTATAAGAATGTGTGTGATCACAAAAGATAAGGTCGAACGACACTTCATACCTGGCAACGAGCTGCCTAGGTTCTGGGAGGGCAAGGAGATCATAGGAAGTATCGGTGGGAACAGTTCGCAAGTGGGTGTTTTGGCATGATCGTCGATATGGGAAACGTAATCTGCACATAATATGCATACATTCAACCATATGGACTGTGCCGTTGACTAAGCTATAAGCATCGACAGGTTTGAGTTTGTCTGGATTAGGGTGATATATATCATGCAAGAGTAGGACTCAAGTGCCACGTGGTATCCCTGATTTGAGTCACCACTCTCATATGTTATCAacgatttcgatttcgactCATCCCAGTTCACCACTACACCGTTCCATCCTACATATATCCTGTCTATTTCATCTTGCCTGCTctctgatctgatctgatcttatTGACGATCTCTCCGCGCCAGCCTTTTCTCACCTCATTCCCCAGCGATCTGCGACTCCCAAAAATGCCCATCCTCGGTCTCAAATCCCCTGGTCCCTCAAATCCAGCTCACTTCTCCCTTGAACCTCTCATCCGACCCAATATCCTCGCTCTCCAGCCATATAGGTGCGCCCGAGACGATTACTCTGCTGGAGTTCTCTTAGACGCCAATGAAAATGCTATCGGTCCATCTCTCCCCTCTCTCGCCAAAAACACCGATCCTGGACCAATCGCTGCTCAGACTCTTTCTTTGCTTTCGGACGAAGAAGTCGCAAGTCTCAACAGATATCCATCACCCACTCACGATGATTTGAAACGATCTATCGCCAAGTTCAGAGGTGTACCGAATGAAGAATGGGTCTTTCTCGGCGTGGGCAGTGATGAAGTGATAGATATGCTCTACAGGGTCTTGTGTGTACCCGGAAAAGATCGAGTCATGACCTGTCCGCCTACATACGGAATGTACAAGGTGACTGCCAACGTGAACGATGTGGGGGTGTTGGAGGTACCCTTGATCACCGAGGATGGAGCATTCCAGCTTGACGAGAAAGCCGTGAGTCTGAGGATCGTTATGAATAATGGCTGACTGTGGTTGTTAGATGAACGATGCATTCAAAGCGAACCCCGATCTCAAGATGCTCTTCATCTGCTCGCCTGGTAACCCTACCGGTACTCTCATCCCGCTCGACGTAATCAAACGAGTCCTTGAGAACCCCTTATTCAAAGGTGTGGTAGTGGTCGACGAAGCTTATATCGACTTCGCTCCCGAAAACAACAGTGCCGCCAGCTTGGTCAACGAATACGCAAATGTCTGTGTCACCCAGACATTGAGTAAGAGTTTCGGACTTGCGGctatcaggtgagttgacgatATATCGAGAGCTGGCTAATTTTTAGACTTGGATACCTCCTCGCTCCTCCCCCGTTGATTCAAATCCTCACGAATACCAAAGCACCGTACAACGTTTCCCTTCCTACTGCTTCTCTCGCACTATCTGCTCTCTCTATCGAAGGTATCGCTACGATGTCGCTCGCCGTTGCGACCCTGAATCAGAACAGAAAGGCTTTGGTCAATGCTTTATCAGAGATTAAAGGTGTCGGTAGAATCCTTGGAGGCAATCACGCCAACTTTGTGCTTTGTGAGATcctcgatgaagatgggaaaccCAGTAACAAGAAAGCTGTAGAGGTATACAAGACCATGGCGGAGTCGAGAGGGGTGGTGGTCAGATTCCGAGGATCTGAGCGTGGGTGCGAAGGGTGTCTGAGAGTCACCGTTGGTACCGAGGAAGAATGTCGAAAAGCTGCCCAACAGATAGCTGCATTGCTTGAATaggtatgtatatgtatcgATTGATACAAGACTATAGACGGGGATGACAtgcatgtactgtactgtactgtactgtacgtTGCACCAGAGTGATTTCATCCAGTATGAGAGCATGGATTACTGTATTACCAAAtgaggagaaaaggaaattaAACTTTGGGATGATTAACGAGAGACAGGAAATGGCTTGGGGGATCCCTGAGCAAGCGGAGactgagaagatgattgatgagggACATGAGGGTGACCGCTCAGTCACTGTGACCGGCTAGAACATGAACATTGAAAGACGGGCAAGGGGAGCAATGCATACCCCAGTACCACCCACCGGCTTGAGCAGCAGGGGTGCAAGTGCAAGACAGAGATACGAGCAGGTAGCGATACATAGGTGAGTGGGAGTGGGGAGTGgggagtgggaatgggattcGTTTGTTGTTTGGTGTGTTGGTGCGTGGTGTGGTCGGTGCCTTGATTTTCCGGTTTAGGGGCtttctacctctacctcttttgTTGTTACAGATCACTCGTCTACCTCCCTATTGTTCATGTTTCATATCCGTATACATACATCGTGTGCCATCTGACAAAGCTACCGTACTCTCCTCTAGCAGTGGCCCAAGGAGACATCCATGCAATCCACCTAGCCAATCAGACCGACGTGCATGCCTTGACGATCAGCTGCTAGTCGCACATCCTTATTCAACCTAAACACATCGTCGATCCGACCTATCTCCCGTACCCATCGacaacatcagcttctgaCGCAGAGTAGAGGACTGTGCTAGCTTGGAAGCTGTGGTTTGTTACATCGGTGAGTCAGTAATTTTTATGCTGTTGGAAAGGAGGTGTACCGTTTGTGAGATTGTACATGTGTGTCAGTCGGGTGTCAGTGTGTCAGGTGTTGTTAGGTGGTTTGGTCGCCTTTTAGctacccttccctttcccctttttcatcttctcactTTTTCACTTGGATCGGGGATCTCGCATAGTTGCATAGTTCCCAATTCTGTAAAAGAAGAACGAAAAGCTCAAACCGTGCGCCGTACTGTGTTCATTCTTTCCAATTATACGCTAAATTCTTGACTTGTACTTCATCTGTTCTGCAGTCTTATCATTCAACCCatcactttcatcaattTGCCTCATCATTATCGGTCCTTCTGATCAACAACTCTATCACTTCGACTGGCCTACATCTGCTCGGCTCTGCAACCTATCAACTCTGCTATCATCTACATCAGCCGCGTTTCCTTGTCTGTCTCAATCGGATAGCCTTGAAGGCTAGGCTCAGTTGTCAAGATGGGTGCAGCCTGCTGCAAACCAGAGGTCCGTGCTGATCAACTTTGCTTCTCTTGGAATGACGAGACTCACCTTACTTTCCAGGCAATCGACTTCGAGGGCGAAGTAAACCTATTCCACTTCTACCTGTTGAGAAGTGTAGGGAAGGGTGCTTTCGGTAAAGTGAGTAGAGATGTCTTACTTTCAAGGACCAAGTTGACAGTTTTGAAAGGTCCGAGTGGTCCAGCATAAACACTCGAAAACCCTTTATGCCCTAAAGTACATCAACAAGGCCAAATGTGTAAAGATGAAGGCTGTCGCCAATATAATACAGGAGAGGAGGCTGTtagaagaagtgagtgtGGGCAAATGCCGAACAATGCTGACAGCTAGATTGATCACCCCTTCGTCGTGAACCTGAGATACGCATTCCAGGACGATGAGAACTGCTTCTTTGTTCTGGATCTGATGCTGGGTGGAGATCTAAGGTGTGAGCGTTGttgagatgatgaacgaGAAGGGAAAGCAATGTCTAACCTACATTTTACCAGTCCACTTGGATCGAGCTGGAGCGATGAGCGAAGAAGTGGTCCGGTTCTATGTAGCGGAGATAGCGATGGCAATTGATTATCTACACTCGAAGAGGATCGTGCATAGGTGAGTAATATGCCTACATCTAAATTCAACAGCTGACATTCTCTGCAGAGACTTGAAACCCGATAATATACTGCTAGATGAGAAGGGACACGCGCATATCACCGATTTTAACATTGCAGTGCACTTCTCAGAACGACGTTTGTTAACAGGGGTGGCAGGAAGTATGGCTTATATGGGTGCGGACTATATTACTACATCATGATGAAGGTTGACATCCTTGTAGCTCCCGAGGTCCTGACGAAACGAGGTTATTCTGCTCCGGTGGATTTCTGGTCACTGGGTATATTAGCGTGAGTGATCCCGATGGCTCATCTGTACCCAAGCTGACCTCCCCGCAGGTACGAGCTATTGTTCGGCAAACGACCGTTCCGAGGACGAACCAATACAGCTCTTACCAATTCAATACTGAATGAACATCTTCTGTGGCCGGAAGATGCTCCAGGCAAATGCTCATCAGATGGTATGCATGCCATAAAATCGGTAAGCGTTGTTATACTATGTCACGGTGACAGGCTGATATTTCTACTCTCAGCTCCTTGATCGAGATCCGAATAAACGATTAGGATACCGtccaggaggaggaggtttcGAAGACATCAAGGCTCACGCTTGGTTCAGGAATATCAACTGGGATCAGCTGTACAAGAAAGAAGTGGTACCGCCATTTGAGCCAGACGTTAGTAATATGTGATTTGCTCTTTCGGGGCTGACCTATGTATGTTTTGCTAGTCCAAACGCGCAAACTTTGATGCCACCCACGAACTAGAGGAATTGCTATTGGAGGAGAATCCTCTCAAGGCGAGGAAGCGAAAGGAAGGACAGgatttggagatgatgaCGCCGGAAATGCGAATGATGGAGGAGCAGTAAGTCATCGCAGACCATTCTTTCCACTCGCTGAACCTGCCTTTAGCTTCAAGATCTTCGATTACACGAAAACACAACGTCGGTCATACTATCACCCAGCTGGAACAGGTACAAGCGCGGCCAATCAAACCGTTTCGAATGGTACGACAGCGACAGCGgtatcttctcatctttccgCAAAAATGGCTGAGCTCTCTCGCCCCGGCACGCCCAGCGATAGGACTGGATTAGTCAGTAAGACCGGACTGGATGTGGAAGGGCAGATACTGGATGGAGGCGGTATGGCTAATGTCGGTGGACGAGGGTTGAAAGCGAGTTCCCAACCGGATGGGAGGTCAGACAGTCTCGACATAAGGTCGAATACAGTGAGACAGTCTACGCCGCTGAGGCATTCTTCAACGTAAGTCTCCAGTGCCATTATTCCAAGTGATTCTCGCTAACAATAGGAATAGTGGTCCATCACCGACGGAGGAAATGAAAGATGTCGGTAATGCTATATGATGATTTCTGGTAGACAAATTGGtgtctctttcctttttcttttttcaTCTTGGTACCATACTAGAAGCACAAAGCTCAATATATTTTAGTTGTGTAATAATAGATCGAAGGGTATATGAAGAACCCGTTTTTATGATTTGCATACGCTTGCTTTGCTATCCCCTCGATGTAACATAATATTAATGCATCAGATATAATCGGAGATACATGTCAGATATTGGACCTGCGCGATGAGCtgaatgtcagcttggaATTTGAGCTTCGACTTACCTCTTCTGTTTGTACAAATAGACTAGAATAATGGAAATCAATACTGTTCCTCCCAGGGCACCGACCTGTATATTGTTCATGTTTAGCTTCCCATCGATGTAGACTAGATCGTCACTTACGACAGCACCTGTAGTCTGTCCTCCTTTTCTCGCTCCATTCATCACCTCTCCAACCTCACTGTATGTCTGAACAGGCTGTGGAAGAGAATCCATCGACGTAGTGATACTTGCAGATGATATGGTACTTGTGACATTGCTGGATGTTCGACTAGTCGCTGTTGGAAAAAACGAGGTTCTATTCTGGGtgctgctcctgctgctACTACCACTTTCACTGCTGGCAAGTCGTGCAGTCGTCGAAGGCCGAGTACCTGAAGACTGACAAGGAGGGCTGGAGAGAAGTCGCGTTGGCCAAAGCGAGAGTTATATTCCTCCCAGAGCATTAGCTCAGATCCGCCTTGACATAAGTCACTTACCAAGCCTCATCAGATTTTCGCGGCGAGACAGATGCCCATTGCGGGATCGACACACTCCTACTCCTGGCAACGTTGTCCGGAAGACTGTTCGGTAGAGCATGTGAGCAGAAAGAGCGCCGATGATCGAGAGCCGTACATACCTACCTGCCTATCTGAGGGTTCTCGCAACCGTCTAACCAGGAAGAGAAGTTCTGAGTACGAGGTAACGAAGCCACACCCCTAAAACTTCTTAGCATGAGTCGCTGCACTTGGAAGAGATTCATTCACCATTGACACCTATCAACTCTGTTAGACTAAACAGTCATGCAATTACACGGCACTTACAACATACAAGCCTGAAACAAGGCGAAGGCAACGCtagagcagcagcagctgtTGGGATTGCTGGTAGTGCAAGTGAACACAGTCGGCGGTAGCTGAGTATCAAACATCTCAAAGTTCTGGCATAGATTGATCATGTCCTCGTATACCTTGCCTGTGAAGTATAGGTGTCAGTCATACACTCCGAAAGATCGAACTCACAAGGCGTTTCTCCTCGATCGTTCACGGCCCATGTCATCGATTCGCCTTTGCAAGTTGTGTTGCCTGTAGACATTGTTACCTTGTTGTGGATtgttgatatgattgatcagTAGCGAGAAGTGAGGAAATGTTAAAGACAGCACCTTTGGAAATCAGCGTATCAGTCGCTCTTCCTGTAAGTTAGTCAGCTTGACCAGTCGTGAAGATATAATGCAGATCAATGCGCAATTGCTGTTTCCGATTATCTTCAAAAAATCGTAACCAGGCAACATGCTGAAAATAGACCGTGAAACCTCCTGTTTATCTAAACATACATGCATGACGTTTATGCGCTAGTCTGTGAAGTTTGCCCTGCTGCTGGTCCTGACTGTGATATATTCGATCCTACCTGATCCCTCCATGTCGTCAAGGAATTGTTGACGTAGACCTCCGGTGCAGGTCCCGCGAAAATCTTTAAACGTTCCAGACGTCGATCCCGAAAAGTGTTCTTCGGTAACATTCCTGATACTGCTCGCCGTATGATCTATCACATCGGAGACGAGTGTTGTTAGGGAAATTCTAGCTTAAATGGGACTAGGACCGTATGGCTCACCTCTTCTGGTCGcctctctctcatcctcgTTATTGGGACAGCTTTTAATCCTCCCATGTAACCGGTATGTGAGTAATAGACTTTATCGGTACCCTTCTTCCCTGTCAGATGGACGTTCGATGCGTTCGAAACGACAACATAATCTCCTGCATCGACTATATAGATATTTATCATGCCATTGGCTAATGAACTTGCATGCACCTCGAAGATCGTACTCACCGGCTGGATCATACGTTGGCTTGTGTTTCCCCATCAACACCCACGCTATTCTGCTTGCGAGATTACCAAGAACCCTATGCTGAGCATTGGTGTGATGCCAGACCCGAGTAAGAGCGAGAGCGGTCTGTGAAGGCGATGTCAGTTAGAGGACGCAGCAAATGGAGATCACCCACCTTTCCTTTCGTCGCTGACATTGCAGAGTATGCTGTACGAGGCTGTGTAGTTCGGGTATGCAATGTCGATTTGTAATGATCCGAGTGTGCATATGATGATGGCTGAATGTCAGAGGATAGATAGATGCCAACGGAGCACAGAGGATTAGAGGGTCTTGgtcttttttttttgtgAATAAATGAGGGGAGTCTTTAAAGACTTCTGATAGATACCCTACTCTGTTCGTCATGCCCTCTTGAGCATACCATCCACTGCATCCTGCATCGTTTGTCAGTCGCTGCGTCGTATCTGCCAACCATTCGCTAAGCACGCTCAGTGAACGATTACCCTCATCGGCACGACGAAGAGTACGAACAAGTTGAACAAGGTCAATCGCACCAAACAGCATCAACGCGTCAAAGTTTTGGGTATCACATTTGTTTATCCTACTCGTATCTGCGCGTACAACTCCTCGCTCGAACATCACGAAACTCATCAATACCGCCGTCCAACATCCCCCATCAGCATCCCACACAGGGAATCACACCAACCATGCCTCCCAGGTCGACCAGGTCTGCCAACAAGGAAGCGGGTATGTTGGCTTTCCCCAGTGTAGACATGTACTGACCATGTATTACTAGACACCCCTGGGAGCAAACGGAAACGACGGTCATCTCCTGAATCGCCCCACAAAGTCGTCCTTCCCTCTCCTGCCAGCCTGACCAAACTCGCCTCTGCATCTCCGGAAAAGATCAACGGAGATGTTGACCATGACTCGAAGAGGCAGAAGCTGTCTCTTaagatcaacctcatccCCGAGAAACCCAAAGATGTCAAAGAGGAGCATCCAGTTGATGGAGCTCTGAAGAAAGAAATAAGAGAAAGTCTTTCAGTGGTCATCGCTCAGTGAGTCTCTGAGTGTCAGGTTTCTTGCTAACTTGTTTCCGTAGAATGTCTGTAaatcttccaccacctctcaacaacatatcagctcttTGGCTCCCGCCGTCCTTCGCtcaaaaggaagagaacacTCTGGGCTATGTTTTGAAGCAGCCTTCGCTTACATGGGACCAGCtagtggtgagttgacctaTTGCTCGAAATTCGCTAATGGTCAGGACACAATACACCTCTTCTCGGAAAACCTGCTTGTCCCGTGCCAATACCCTAATCCAGTACCAGCAAGAGCTCAGTTCCACTTGCCAGTAccccctcttccctctcattTCCCGCCTCATATCATCTACAACTTTTGTGCCTCGATGCATTCTCTCCTTCTAGAGATCGAGCCAAAAGGAGGTCATGATGGCGTTTCTATAGAGAGATGGGCTCTCACCCAGAAAACACCTCAGGTGGGAGAATGGTTCACTTCAGCTGTCGACAGCAGAGAGGtccagaagaggaaagtaaaGGATGGAGATTTGCTGGAAAATTTGGCAGCAAAAGGGGATAGTTTCGGTAAGTCTCATACTGCAATGACATATCGCTGATCTTTAGCCAATGCCAACGCGATATCTCTGCAATCGACTTTCGGTGGAGATGCCTCATATAACTCATCTACCTTGTCTGATTCGCTCATTCGACGAGCAAGTCTGAAAATGAACagatggaaggagagaagagcaCAACGAGGTTTTGGTGGTTTTGGTAGTGTGCCcagaggaggtgagtcattgtCATCCCAAGACATTGCTGATAATCAGTGACAATCCCTCCAGTCACTTCGGTTGCATTTACACCTTCTTTCGGTCCCACTTCTGATTCCTATCACGCTACAGGAGGACAAGGCTATTGGTCCACGTTGGAAGGAATGCATGAACGTGCAAGGCATAGGCAATGGGCTAGAAGAGCTTTGAGGCGATCCAAGAACatcgatgaaggtggatacTACGGAAATTTGGAAACCaacaaaggaaaggagaaggaaacGGTCGACGATGTGTTGGCGGAGAATAGCGAACTGATAGAGGAGTTGCAAACTTGGCAGGAAGTGAGAATCAGAAAGGGTGTTTCTGCTGTCACGGAGAGAGAGCAGCATGTTGGTGGGTCAACGTCTAGTTCTAGCTTGTCTTCTTTGCTGATCTCATGATTCAGCCGAGGAACTACTCTCGTCCCTTGCCAAGCTCACTGGCAGCCGTCCACCCGTCGACATGCTTCCCGCATCGACATCCAAAGTCGGTCTTGCGCATGAGCTGGCTCGGCGATTCCTTCCAGTGCCTTCTCCTTCGATTCGAGGTACACTCGATCCTCGACGTCCTCAAGCTCTTCACGACAACGTCACCGTGAAACCACGAACGATGGCTGGGCAGACCTTGGGAGGCTCAGTCAATCCTCCGCTTTCGTCGCCTCATGCGCCGCCACCTATCAAGCTAGGGGTCATGCCTCCGCCTCCCATTCCACAGTACGttgcaccaccacctcataCCCTTCCAGTCGGTGCACGATCAAATGACAATAATCGACCTAGCTCGACTCCATCTCGCAGTTCTTATGCACcacattctccttctccctcgaTAGGCAACACCATTTATAACAATCGACCGACCTCTACGTCAACTCCACCTGCAAATGCAGCAAATACCGCGCCTTATCCGAGATCCGCGGCCGGCCCAGGGCCATCCAACCTTCGTCAGAGTTTCGGTCCGGGCACAACTGGGACGCCTTCAAGAAGTAGTAACGGGATTGGATATGGAATGAACGGTTTGGGCAGTGCATCGGTcagagggatgatgatgccgGGTACATCTAGATGAGGTAAAATAGCCTGCAGTTGATCCAGTAGTTTTGATAGAACGATGCATCATGTACCATATGTACAGGCACACGGAAGCAAGCGAAGGAATGTAGGCTAAAAATGAAAACAAGTACTAGCACAGGTACATATAACGTAGTGTCATCAGGGTCACGATACTATTGTAGATCCCTTAACGGGGTGAGTAATCATGAGAGAGACGCCGAACGTTGCACCCCTATATGGGATCTCTCCATCGCCAGGGGCTGTGCATGAACGAACCCTCGTCATTGACAGATGACGGTTTCAAAGGAACACAATGAGCTGTTCTAGGTTCCAGTACCACGGATCATACAGCATCGGACTCGCATGGTCAGTGGTCAGTTCGCTTCTCGTCGTGAGTCTTCTCTTACTCCGTCAGCCCAACGCTCACTCGGGATGACACTGTTCTTATGAACTAGATGTCAATGACCTGTACTCTGCCCTCTAGCTTCTTCGTATAAGATTCAAAGTCGGTTGAGAAAACCATCGAACGAGGCTGTGCTACATATCCAATCTATTCACCATCAGATTCTCACACTCGATCACCGCCCACACAGCTTTTCCAACTTCCTCAAGATTCCCTCTCCACCCGGATTCAACAGCTCCGTCAGACCCTCCACAACCCCTCCACACCCTGCGTCCACTTGCaggtcttcctcctccacctccgTGAGGTCGATGCAACATATCCACCCCGCCCTGGATCTAATCTCCCAAAGCTTAATATCCAAGCTTATCCCGCTAACATATCCGCAATTTCACGCGTCCGGTTCCTGTGACCAAAAcgattcatccatccatacctTGTGCCATTATTTCATATCAACAAATTTCAGACATCCCTAATCCTCCGAAATACGTTGCAAGATACATACAGGaacatatatgtatatatatacataacATCGAACGAAAGATGACCGACCTGAATGTCGATGGAATACTTTCAAATTCACCGCGGCCTATCGTTCAAGATTTGAATTCAGATACAGAAATGAGTGAtcaggggaagaagaggaagaggttaTCACTGCCTGAACCACCAACTTCGGCTAGTCCGTCGGGATCGATTAACAAGGGGAAACAACGAGTCCTCACCACTGGACCTATTCGAGCTAGTCCAGAACAGGACAGTAGTGCAAGTGCAGAGAACAACAAGAAAGCAAAGGGCAAGCTATCGACTTCTGTTTTGGCTGGTTTTACGAGTACGTCAGAATCTCACTGGCGATGGCCTGAATTTCGCTGACCCATCTTAAGGTTGCGAGGCATGTAGGAAAGGAAAGTAAGTTCGAAATGATGCcaaatcaagctgattggTTAAGACGACGATGTGAACCTTCCCCTCTGGTACCTCCGGATCATCCGGACGCTGCCAGGCTTCCTTGTGCAAGATGTAGGCGGTTTGCTATCGATTGTGTCAGAGTGAAAGCGGTGAGGAGAAAAGGACCAGCACCAGTGTAAGTGGACGTATATGCATGACTGAAGCTGACATTTCAGTGACCTCAGGCATGTCCATTTTCAACACACTTTACCAAAACAGAATGCTGATAATAATCGATGTGAAGTGCTGTGTCCGACGCTGTGCATGGTTATAGCCATGGCTCTGGATTGATCGACTCGGATACTGCTAGAAGGTCATCAGCCTTCTCAGATTTGGAGAGTACTGATTTTGAACGaaaattatcatcatcgtacGTATGAGTGAATACGGGAAGGGAGCTGACAACCGAAGGTCGGGTTACTCGACCGGACTTCAATTGCATTCGCCTTTGATCCCCACCATTACATTGCCCGAGGGCATCGACCAGGTCGTCTCAGGACCGATCATTGACAATGTGCTCAACCTGTTCTTCGACTATGTAGGTGCATCTTCATGTCGACTTGTGCTGACTTGTTCAGGTTTACCCTTTGACCCCATGCCTACACCGACCTACATTCGTAACCGACCTGACTGCTCGCCGAGACAGAACCGACccaatcttcttcgc from Kwoniella botswanensis chromosome 3, complete sequence includes these protein-coding regions:
- a CDS encoding ribosomal protein L13, which encodes MSATKGKTALALTRVWHHTNAQHRVLGNLASRIAWVLMGKHKPTYDPAVDAGDYVVVSNASNVHLTGKKGTDKVYYSHTGYMGGLKAVPITRMRERRPEEIIRRAVSGMLPKNTFRDRRLERLKIFAGPAPEVYVNNSLTTWRDQVGSNISQSGPAAGQTSQTSA